CTACAACGTGCAACTGGTCAACCGGGTCGGCTGGGACGGGATGTACAAGCCGCCGGACGCCAACGAGCTGGGGTGGAAGAAGACCGTGCGGATGAACCCGCTGGAGGACGTCATCGTCGCCATGCGGCCCGCCCTGCCGGTGAACCTGCCGTTCAAGGTGGGCGACAGCGTCCGGCTGCTCGACCCCACCCAGGTCCCGGGGAGCAGCATGGGCTTCGCCCAGATCGACCCGGCCACCGGCGACCCCGCCACGGTCACCAACGTGCCCTACAACTTCGGTTGGGAGTACGTCTGGCACTGCCACATGGTCGACCACGAGGACTTTGACATGATGCGGCCGGTGGTGATCCGGGTGTCCCCCGGAGCGCCGACCAACCTCACCGCGACGGTCAATCCCGGCTCGGTCTCGGTGCCGCCCACCATCGTGCTGAACTGGACCAACCCGGCCGGTCTCCCGGCTGCCACCCAGATCGTCGTCCAACGGGCCACCAACCCGTCCTTCACCGCCGGGCTGACGACCTTCACCCTCGGGCCCACCCTCAGCACCTTCACCGACCCCGGCGCGGTGCCCGGGGTGACCTACTACTACCGGGTCCGTCGCGAGAACAGCGCGAGCTATTCCGCCTGGTCGAACGTGGTCTCCGCCGTGATCAACCTGGCGGCGCCCACCGGCCTGACCGCAGTGCAGGCCGGGGGAACCCCGATCCGGGTCGTGCTCACCTGGACGCTGCGGTCCTACTCGACCGCCGTCGAGCTGCAACGGGCCACCGACCCGACCTTCACCGCGGGCCTGACCACCTTCACCCTCGCCGCCGGTGCCAGCACCTACACCGACACCTCGGTGGTCGCCGGGACCACCTACTACTACCGGGTCCGGACCACCTTCAACGGCGGAGCGTCCCCCTGGTCGAACGTGGCCTCGGTGGCCGTCTACGGAGCACCGGCCGCGCCGACCAACCTGGCGGCCACGGCGATCCCGGTGGCGAACGGCACCGCCACGGTCAACCTCACCTGGCAGGAGAGCGCCACCAGTGTGGTGAACGGTTTCACCCTCCAGCGGGCCACCAACGTGACCTTCACGGCCAACCTGGCCTCGATCCCGGTGCAGCCCGGAACGGTCCGGAGCTACAGCGACACCGGACGGGCCCGATCCACCACCTACTACTACCGGATCCAGGCGTACAACGGGGTCGGTAGCAGCGCGTACAGCGGCATCATCGCCGTCACCACGCCGGCCTGACCCGGCACCTGCCCGATCGGGGCGGCCACCGGTCGCGGGTGGTCGCCCCGCCCGTCCGCCGGCGCGACCGGCTGGTGGTGAGCCGGTCGTCACGGCCGCCACCCGCCGGCCCGGAGCGCGGCGCACACCTCGGCCTGGACGGCGGGGAACTGCCGGCGCAGCCGGTGGTCGGTCACGGGCACCACCCGCCAACCCGCCCCGACCAGCCCGTCCAGCGGCTCGCACCCGAGGGGCGGCCGGTCGGCGAGCGCCCGCCGCCCGGCGTCGTACTGGATCGCGACGCGGAACCGCGGCCACGCCAGGCCGGGGCGCAGCACCACGCCGGTGCCGAGCCGCACCGGATGCCGGGCGACCGGACGAGGCAGCCCGCCCAGCACGAGCCGGACGCGCAGGTGCGACTCCGCCGGCGATCCGGACGCCGGATCGGTCAGCCCGAAGACCCAGCCGGCCCGCCGGCTCCCGGGCCAACCGGCCCGCCGATCGGCCACCTCGGCGAGCTCGTCCCGCCCCAGGAGCCCTCGGCGCAACAGGGTGTCGACGATGCCGACCGCCCGGAACGGCTCGATCCACACGGCCGTCTCCCAGGCGCACTCCGCCGGACCGGTGTGCGCAGGTCCGCCCGCGCCGGGGCTGCCCACCTCGGGGCTGCCCGCCCCGGGGCTGCCGGGGTAGCGCGCCGTCGACCGCCCGGCCGCGCCGCCGACCGGGAAGGTGGCCGGGGCGTGCCGGGGCGCGCCGAGGCGGTGCACCCGGAGCCCGGCCTGTGGGTCGACCCGGGTCGACCCGGTCACCAGCACGTGCACGTCGTCGTCGAAGCCGGCGGCGTGCTCCACGCCGTGCAGGTGGGCCGCGGACGGACCGGCGATCAGGGTGCCCGGCGGCAGCCGGAGCAGGGCCGCCCGGCAGGCGAGGCGGTGATCGCGGTCGAGGCGGGCGTCGGCGTAGACGTCCTGCCGGAGGCGGAGCCAGGACGCGCCCCGGAGCTGGTGCCGGGTGAGCAACCCGCGACGGACCACGTCCGATCCCCGGAAGACCTGCCCGGCCAACTCGGCCGGCCGATGCGGTGCAGGAGGCATGCCGACAGCCTGGCCGCACCGGACCGACCGGGAACACCCCTGTGGACAACCGCAGCCCGCCGCTGCGGCGTGCCCTGTGGACAACCGCCTGACCAGCTCCGCCTTGTGATAACGGGGGCGGGTGGCGACGGGAGCGGAACGCCGGGTCAGGCCAGGGCGGTGGCGATGGCGGAGGCGGCGGTGGTGACCTGGGCGCCGACCAGGTCGACGTCGAGCGGGGAGAGGGAGACCACGCCGACGCTCGCCTCCAACCCGGGCACCCCGAGCACCGGCGCGGCCACCCCGTACGCCCCGGACTCCAGCTCCCCGGCGGTGCTCACCGGGCCGGCGGCGCCGGACCGGCCGGCGAGGATGGCCCGCCCCGCCGCCCCGCGCTCCAACGGATGCCGGGACCCCGTCCGGTACGCCACGTGGAACGCCGTCCAGCTCGGCTCCACCACCGCCAGGGCGACCCCCTCGCCGCCCTCCACGACGGTGAGGTGCGCGGTCGCCCCGGCCTGCTCGGCCAGTCGCCGCAGGGCGGGCAGCGCCCCCTCGGCCAGCAGCGGCTGGGCGCGCCGGGCCAGGTGCAGCACGCCGGCGCCGAGGCGCAGCCGGCCCCCGCCGTCGCGGCGGAGCATGCCGTGCCCGGTCAGCGCGCCGACCAGCCGGTAGACGGCGGCCCGTCCGATGCCCAGCCGGTTCGCCGCCTCGGTGACGGTCAGTCCGCCGGGCGCGTCCGCGACCAGGTGCAGCAGGCGCAGCCCCCGGTCCAGGGTCTGCGCCGTCTCGCCGCCGCGTACCGCCGCCCCGTCCGCACCCGCCGCCGTGTCCACAGCACGCAGCGTACGACCCGGCTCCGGCCAACCCCGAAAAGCACGGACGGCTACCCTTGTACGGTGACGCTACGCCTGTATGACACCGCCACCCGATCGGTGCGGGACTTCGTCCCGCGGGAAGCCGGCAAGGTGGGGGTCTACCTGTGTGGTCTCACCCTCCAGGCCCCGCCGCACATCGGTCACCTTCGCTCCGGCGTCAACTACGACGTGCTGCGCCGCTGGCTGCTCGCCGCCGGTTTCGAGGTCACCTTCATCCGCAACGTGACCGACATCGACGACAAGATCCTGGTCAAGGCGATGGAGCAGGGGCGACCCTTCTGGTCGATCGCCTATGAGAACGAGCTGGTCCTCGCCGAGTCGTACCGGGCGCTGAACGTGCTGCCGCCGACGTACGAGCCGCGCGCCACCGGGCACATCCCGGAGATGCACCAGCTGATCGCCCGGCTGATCGAGACGGGGCACGCCTACCCGGCCACCGACGGCTCCGGCGACGTCTACTTCGACGTGGCCTCCTGGCCGGCGTACGGGTCGCTGTCGGGCCAGTCGCCGGAGGACATGCAGTCCGCCGGGGACGCCCCCGAGCGGGGCAAGCGTGACCCGCGGGACTTCGCCCTGTGGAAGGGCGCCAAGCCCGACGAGCCGGCCGACGCCTACTGGCCGTCGCCGTGGGGTCGCGGCCGGCCCGGCTGGCACATCGAGTGCTCGGCGATGTGCTGGCGTTACCTGGGCGCCGAGTTCGACATCCACGGCGGCGGGCTCGACCTGACCTTCCCGCACCACGAGAACGAGATCGCCCAGTCCCAGGCCGCCGACCTGCCCTTCGCCCGCTGGTGGGTGCACCACGGGCTGCTCAGCATCGGTGGCGCCAAGATGGGCAAGTCGCTGGGGAACGCCCTCGACCTGACCTACGTGGCCTCGCTCGGGGTGCGGCCGGTGGAGCTGCGCTACTACTACGCCGCCGCCCACTACCGGTCCCGCATCGACTACTCGGAGGACTCGCTGCGGGAGTCCGCCGTCGCGTACCGGCGGATCGAGGGCTTCGTGCAGCGGGCCGCCGAACGCGTCGGCGCCGGGCAGCTCGGCGAACTGCCGTCGGGCTTCGTGGCGGCGATGGAGGACGACCTCAACACCTCCGCCGCGCTCGCCGTGCTGCACGAGGTGATCCGGGACGGCAACACCGCGCTGACCACCGGCGACGATGTGACCGTCCGCACGACTCTGGCCGCCGCCCGCGCGATGCTGGATATCCTCGGTGTCGACCCCCTCGACCCGGCGTGGACCGGTGGTGGCCGCGCCGACGACCTGCGCGGTGTGGTGGACTCCCTGATCGCGCTGGCCCTGGAGCAGCGCGCACAGGCCCGCGGCCGCAAGGACTGGGCCGCCGCGGACGCCGTGCGCGACCAGCTCAAACAGGCCGGCGTGGTCGTCGAGGACACCCCCCAGGGCCCCCGTTGGACTATTGGAGAGCAGGACTGATGGCCGGCAACTCGCAGCGCCGTGGCCGGCGACTGACGCCGAAGGCGGGTGCCCCGAAGGGCTCCGGAGGCAAGAACAAGGACTCGCTCGCCGGGCGCGGCAGGACCCTGCCCGCCGACGAGCGCCCCTGGCACAAGGCGTACTCGGGCACCGAGAAGCTGCCCCAGCGCACCGCCTGGAAGCAGGACAAGGAGCGCCGCGCGGCGGCCGAGGAGGGGCGTGCCCCCAAGATCGGACAGCCGGGCAGCAAGGACACCACCTGGGGCAAGGGCACCAAGGGGGTCGCCCCGACCCGGGGTGGCGGCGGCGGCCGGGGCGGCAAGCCCACCGGCCGCTCGGGTCCGCGGGTCGCGCCGGGACGC
This genomic interval from Micromonospora sp. CCTCC AA 2012012 contains the following:
- a CDS encoding IclR family transcriptional regulator → MDTAAGADGAAVRGGETAQTLDRGLRLLHLVADAPGGLTVTEAANRLGIGRAAVYRLVGALTGHGMLRRDGGGRLRLGAGVLHLARRAQPLLAEGALPALRRLAEQAGATAHLTVVEGGEGVALAVVEPSWTAFHVAYRTGSRHPLERGAAGRAILAGRSGAAGPVSTAGELESGAYGVAAPVLGVPGLEASVGVVSLSPLDVDLVGAQVTTAASAIATALA
- the cysS gene encoding cysteine--tRNA ligase; this encodes MTLRLYDTATRSVRDFVPREAGKVGVYLCGLTLQAPPHIGHLRSGVNYDVLRRWLLAAGFEVTFIRNVTDIDDKILVKAMEQGRPFWSIAYENELVLAESYRALNVLPPTYEPRATGHIPEMHQLIARLIETGHAYPATDGSGDVYFDVASWPAYGSLSGQSPEDMQSAGDAPERGKRDPRDFALWKGAKPDEPADAYWPSPWGRGRPGWHIECSAMCWRYLGAEFDIHGGGLDLTFPHHENEIAQSQAADLPFARWWVHHGLLSIGGAKMGKSLGNALDLTYVASLGVRPVELRYYYAAAHYRSRIDYSEDSLRESAVAYRRIEGFVQRAAERVGAGQLGELPSGFVAAMEDDLNTSAALAVLHEVIRDGNTALTTGDDVTVRTTLAAARAMLDILGVDPLDPAWTGGGRADDLRGVVDSLIALALEQRAQARGRKDWAAADAVRDQLKQAGVVVEDTPQGPRWTIGEQD